CGGCGACCTTGCCGCTACTCCGAAACCACCAGTTTACCGGTGTGGCTCTTGCCCGCAACGGTCACCCGATACAGATACACGCCGGCGGTAAGGTTGTTCTTCAACTTCAGACCGGTCTCGCCCTCGGCAACACCGACAAACCTTTCCACCAGCCTGCCATCCGCAGACAGCACCGCAACCTCATAAGGAGCCGGGCTGGTGGTAGTAAACCGAATCGTTGCCCTGCCCCTACACGGATTGGGTGTTACCTGCAAAGAGCGCACCTCAACGCGCGCCGGCTTCTCCTCCTTCACACCCACCAGGTCCAGAACCCGTACCTCGGCACCCTGAAAAACGGGATAAGACGAGTCTGCCGGCACCATCGTTGTGCTCTGGGCATAAACCACCACCTTACACTTCTCCTCATTCCAGGTACTGGCGATGGTAAACGGCTGCTCAACCGAATCAACTCCGCCTGCCGGAATGGTCAACACCGTACCGTACTGATTCGGGATATAATCCCGGCAAACATGATTGTGCCACGGGTCGCCATTCGGTCCTAAATAATAGCAGGAGTCCTCGGTAATCACCACCGAAACCCGGGCGGAAATGTCAGCGGTTGAGTCGTTCTGAATCAGCGCCTTAATTGTTCCGTTCCGGCTTGACTGGTCATAACTGCCGACCAGGGTAATCTGCACCGGTGTGGGAACCGAAATCTGTGACGCAACATAACTTGCCCACAGATTGTAGTTATACCCGCGCTGGCGTCCATCAACCCACAGCCACGGCGTTGCATAACTACCCTGATAAGGCGGCGGATACATAAACCACTTCGCCCGACCCTCAGAAGAGTAAAGCGGATAGGAAGATGAGACATGCCACTCCACCGCCACTACATAACCGGCATAGTCATTACAAATCTGGTCCAGCCGACCGCTGGCAGGATTGCAGGAGCCTCAACCTTCGCTATACGCCTCTTCCAGCACCACCACCCGCTGGTATCCA
The candidate division WOR-3 bacterium DNA segment above includes these coding regions:
- a CDS encoding Omp28-related outer membrane protein is translated as MAVEWHVSSSYPLYSSEGRAKWFMYPPPYQGSYATPWLWVDGRQRGYNYNLWASYVASQISVPTPVQITLVGSYDQSSRNGTIKALIQNDSTADISARVSVVITEDSCYYLGPNGDPWHNHVCRDYIPNQYGTVLTIPAGGVDSVEQPFTIASTWNEEKCKVVVYAQSTTMVPADSSYPVFQGAEVRVLDLVGVKEEKPARVEVRSLQVTPNPCRGRATIRFTTTSPAPYEVAVLSADGRLVERFVGVAEGETGLKLKNNLTAGVYLYRVTVAGKSHTGKLVVSE